From one Peredibacter starrii genomic stretch:
- a CDS encoding type IV pilus modification PilV family protein, with protein MKIKLQESGFSIVEVLVTIGLLGAAALGVMQLMKNIGQGQNFAKSSADEIELRTEIRLLLDEERFCRLSFAGNGPFGSPATPVTFQKTNIDENHEGLDVELWLGNAQGTARTNKKFSATDTSKNTYGKLRITSMKLIMNNGTGTNYPENPFLVDFGELRVTVEKSVSETQKRSVPMKFPIMMGLSTDSSGNTTIISCSRDTTPQLRAASGQNVVGPDSASNQAVVDLALYGFNPAGKDPHIIVSEHDYNYGDAEGNTMDASYCGFTKISKLVFQVTCWASTNSSSGSVQSSFDWMAIQN; from the coding sequence ATGAAAATAAAATTACAAGAATCTGGCTTCTCCATTGTTGAGGTCTTAGTCACAATTGGTCTTCTTGGTGCGGCCGCCTTAGGTGTCATGCAACTCATGAAGAACATCGGACAGGGACAAAACTTCGCCAAGTCCTCTGCAGATGAAATTGAACTTCGAACAGAAATTCGGTTGCTCTTGGATGAAGAACGTTTTTGTCGTCTGAGTTTTGCCGGAAACGGACCATTTGGTTCTCCAGCAACTCCTGTGACTTTTCAAAAAACCAATATTGATGAGAATCACGAAGGTCTTGATGTTGAGCTGTGGCTCGGTAATGCTCAAGGCACAGCACGGACGAATAAAAAATTCAGCGCGACTGACACTTCGAAAAATACCTACGGCAAACTTCGTATTACTTCGATGAAACTCATCATGAACAATGGAACAGGAACTAATTATCCTGAAAATCCATTTCTGGTAGATTTCGGAGAATTAAGAGTGACAGTCGAGAAATCCGTATCGGAAACACAAAAGCGTTCTGTTCCAATGAAGTTTCCGATTATGATGGGTCTTTCAACTGATTCTAGCGGAAACACAACTATCATTTCTTGTTCTCGCGATACTACGCCACAGTTGAGAGCAGCTTCAGGACAAAATGTTGTGGGCCCGGATAGTGCTTCCAATCAAGCAGTTGTTGATCTCGCACTTTATGGCTTTAATCCTGCAGGTAAAGATCCTCATATTATCGTTTCAGAACATGATTATAACTATGGGGATGCCGAGGGCAATACAATGGATGCCAGCTACTGCGGCTTCACTAAAATTTCAAAACTTGTTTTTCAAGTAACATGTTGGGCATCAACTAACAGCTCAAGTGGTTCAGTTCAGTCTTCATTTGATTGGATGGCGATTCAAAATTAG
- the rdgB gene encoding RdgB/HAM1 family non-canonical purine NTP pyrophosphatase — translation MTSFILASGNAHKAEEFRDLFSGVLTVTAAPKTLEVDETGKTYTENAFLKAKAYFETYGVPALADDSGLNIESLPDILGVQSARFAPELPNYADKGLKVIELLKDKDNRRAYFVCVLCFYLSPDEVYFFEGRVHGEIGFELKGDQGFGYDPIFIPERRENDGLTLAQLPEWKNEFSHRAKASQAALQFFKESIDKTRKKL, via the coding sequence ATGACCTCATTTATTCTCGCTTCCGGAAATGCACATAAGGCCGAAGAGTTTCGTGACCTTTTCTCAGGTGTTTTAACCGTTACCGCCGCTCCTAAAACGTTGGAAGTGGATGAGACTGGGAAGACCTATACTGAGAACGCTTTCCTAAAAGCTAAGGCCTATTTTGAAACCTATGGCGTTCCGGCCTTGGCGGATGATTCAGGTCTAAATATTGAATCTTTACCGGACATCCTAGGCGTTCAGAGCGCTCGTTTTGCTCCTGAGCTTCCAAACTATGCAGACAAAGGTTTAAAGGTCATTGAACTTTTAAAAGATAAAGATAACCGCCGTGCCTATTTTGTCTGTGTATTGTGTTTTTATTTATCCCCGGATGAGGTCTACTTCTTTGAAGGTCGAGTCCATGGTGAGATCGGTTTTGAGCTAAAAGGCGATCAGGGCTTTGGCTATGATCCGATTTTTATTCCAGAGAGAAGGGAGAACGATGGTTTGACCCTTGCTCAGTTACCTGAATGGAAGAATGAGTTTTCGCACAGGGCCAAGGCAAGCCAGGCGGCCTTACAGTTCTTTAAAGAATCAATAGACAAAACACGTAAGAAGCTTTAA
- the rph gene encoding ribonuclease PH, which yields MSLIKRDTPRPIKFTPGINPYAAGSVMAEFGNTKVHITANVQESVPPFLKGKGQGWVTAEYAMLPSSTHTRSERERKGASGRTQEIQRLIGRSLRSIVDMQKLGERSIMIDCDVIVADGGTRTTSISGAYIALEMAVKKLMKAGLLKENPIKDSLAAISIGINKNDEVIADLNYEEDSSCGTDMNIVMTGSGKFVEVQGTAEGEPFSMDHLQALLGCAQTALKVVMKEQKAVLENL from the coding sequence ATGTCACTAATCAAAAGAGATACTCCGCGCCCAATTAAATTTACTCCTGGAATTAATCCTTATGCTGCTGGTTCAGTGATGGCCGAATTTGGTAATACCAAAGTTCACATTACCGCCAACGTACAAGAATCAGTTCCTCCGTTCCTTAAAGGAAAGGGCCAGGGTTGGGTAACTGCAGAGTACGCGATGTTGCCTTCTTCTACTCATACTCGCTCTGAGAGAGAAAGAAAAGGAGCCTCAGGTAGAACTCAGGAAATTCAACGTTTGATTGGTCGCTCTCTTCGTTCAATTGTGGACATGCAGAAGCTAGGTGAGCGCTCAATCATGATCGACTGTGATGTGATCGTGGCCGATGGTGGAACGCGCACGACTTCTATTTCAGGTGCTTACATCGCCCTTGAGATGGCAGTGAAAAAACTGATGAAGGCCGGTCTTCTAAAAGAAAATCCAATCAAGGACAGCCTTGCTGCTATCTCAATTGGAATTAATAAAAATGATGAAGTGATCGCAGATCTTAACTATGAAGAAGATTCTAGCTGCGGCACTGATATGAACATCGTGATGACAGGTTCAGGTAAGTTCGTTGAAGTTCAAGGGACTGCTGAAGGTGAGCCATTCTCAATGGATCACTTACAAGCACTTCTGGGTTGTGCTCAAACTGCTCTTAAAGTTGTGATGAAAGAGCAAAAAGCCGTTCTGGAAAATCTATGA
- a CDS encoding biotin--[acetyl-CoA-carboxylase] ligase, with the protein MMIRHIHVDECDSTQDILKEQLSTQTHFAQFLVSCENQVMGRGRGSNVWKAMPGTVCFSTNLAAHPTLSFTALELSVLVARFFEARGRKLLLKWPNDLWDESRRKCVGILVQGTQNALLAGIGLNLFSDDENFGGIFEEAFALDKKHAAREIFDFINSHRYTNKEDLIRDWEARCGHMNEMVTVTEGSEVHRGSFVGIGEYGECLLKDGDKSYRLYNGSLRLIR; encoded by the coding sequence ATGATGATTAGACATATACATGTAGATGAGTGTGATTCTACACAAGATATTCTCAAAGAACAATTGAGCACCCAGACACACTTCGCTCAGTTTTTGGTAAGTTGTGAGAATCAAGTCATGGGACGTGGAAGAGGTTCTAACGTTTGGAAGGCCATGCCCGGCACCGTGTGTTTTTCGACTAATCTCGCTGCTCATCCGACGTTGAGTTTCACAGCACTTGAACTATCAGTTTTAGTCGCCAGATTCTTTGAGGCCCGTGGCAGAAAACTTCTTCTGAAGTGGCCCAATGATCTTTGGGATGAATCAAGAAGAAAGTGTGTGGGTATTCTTGTTCAAGGGACTCAGAACGCACTTCTCGCTGGAATCGGTTTAAATCTTTTCTCTGATGATGAAAATTTCGGTGGGATTTTTGAAGAGGCCTTTGCTCTTGATAAGAAGCATGCGGCCCGAGAAATTTTCGATTTTATTAATTCACATCGCTACACCAACAAAGAAGATCTCATTCGGGATTGGGAAGCACGTTGCGGCCATATGAATGAAATGGTGACTGTCACTGAAGGCAGTGAAGTTCATCGTGGTTCGTTTGTTGGTATTGGTGAGTACGGTGAATGTCTTCTTAAAGACGGAGATAAGAGCTACCGTCTTTACAACGGTAGCCTACGACTTATTCGTTAA
- a CDS encoding response regulator: MNHKVLLADDSLTIQKVIKITLANQPYDITDCGNEDELFHQLSIVQPKLVFLDFNLSEKFTGYELTTKIKSLLPSTKVLLLLGTFDTVDDAAMEKCGASDKIVKPFDSNKFIAICKQLIETFANEELPYPEAKVETKPVIEESPEDQWTVSHSTEQKLPVEAPQMEATLPEMQNPLAKEMSDWGMSVPNVINDTESHEKTIDLPPIIGEVKSLDAHREKKAEPAPDYSAKFPQSEDLDYPDMNDFAKPEPIATPAPEAKPASKLISLETLNNKPFEMELEGNYVPDESDVKSIEAQIRDEVEENLWQADEFEDLKREVSQKIEEAKNTFQPSRNDFDESLFKPLDEKESIDWVNSNDLFKSESFATPAAAPQVDMSQMKQEMEDLVKKYVKEYVKEYMDEMFKKNTEKVAWEVIPDLAENLIRQELSKISNKIINE; encoded by the coding sequence ATGAACCATAAAGTACTCTTGGCGGACGACAGTCTTACTATTCAAAAAGTAATTAAGATCACGTTGGCCAACCAACCTTATGACATTACAGATTGTGGAAATGAGGATGAATTATTTCACCAGCTTTCCATCGTTCAGCCTAAACTCGTTTTTCTAGATTTCAATCTCTCTGAAAAATTCACTGGCTACGAACTAACGACAAAAATTAAATCTCTTCTTCCTTCAACAAAAGTTCTATTGCTTCTTGGTACTTTCGATACTGTTGATGATGCTGCCATGGAAAAGTGTGGCGCCTCTGACAAAATCGTGAAGCCATTCGACTCAAATAAGTTCATCGCTATTTGTAAGCAACTTATCGAGACGTTTGCCAATGAAGAGCTTCCGTATCCGGAGGCCAAGGTTGAAACAAAACCAGTAATCGAAGAAAGCCCAGAAGACCAGTGGACAGTAAGCCATTCAACTGAACAGAAGCTTCCGGTTGAAGCACCTCAAATGGAAGCGACACTTCCGGAAATGCAAAACCCGCTGGCCAAAGAAATGTCAGATTGGGGCATGAGTGTTCCCAATGTAATCAATGATACAGAATCTCATGAGAAGACCATCGATCTTCCACCAATCATTGGTGAAGTGAAGTCTTTGGATGCTCATCGTGAGAAGAAAGCGGAACCAGCACCAGACTATTCTGCCAAGTTCCCTCAATCTGAGGATCTTGACTACCCAGACATGAATGACTTTGCTAAACCTGAGCCGATTGCAACTCCGGCTCCAGAGGCGAAGCCAGCATCTAAGCTTATTTCGCTTGAGACTTTGAATAACAAGCCATTTGAAATGGAACTGGAAGGGAACTACGTTCCTGACGAATCAGATGTTAAGAGCATTGAAGCGCAAATTCGTGATGAAGTTGAAGAGAACCTTTGGCAAGCAGACGAGTTTGAAGATCTTAAGCGTGAAGTTTCCCAAAAAATTGAAGAAGCAAAAAATACGTTTCAACCAAGCCGGAATGATTTTGATGAATCTCTTTTCAAGCCGCTTGATGAGAAAGAATCAATTGATTGGGTAAATTCAAACGATCTCTTTAAGTCTGAATCTTTCGCAACTCCAGCTGCTGCTCCTCAAGTAGATATGTCTCAAATGAAGCAAGAGATGGAAGATCTGGTTAAGAAGTATGTTAAAGAATACGTGAAAGAATATATGGATGAGATGTTCAAGAAGAACACTGAGAAAGTGGCATGGGAAGTCATTCCTGATCTTGCTGAAAATCTAATCCGCCAGGAACTTTCAAAAATTTCGAATAAAATTATTAACGAATAA
- a CDS encoding PP2C family protein-serine/threonine phosphatase, which translates to MRLKAYAAQTHQGPYLQVNEDAYDFDFENDLYVVMDGFGGSGIGDRAVDKLKQEIKSFYTQISDDPNATMPLYYNPRNLLEGNAILNSLMNAHQNLLKSNLDKPVNQRAGASAIVAVKAESLLVLVGIGNCCAYHFRKGKLSKIIVEDTFQYLSQDQFDLRFRTTPMNAIGMYPELGHQMKEIRLAEGDKVVLLTDGVYAQLSEEELLYHLNKSASDANERVNSLLKLSNSRGNTDNQTAMILEF; encoded by the coding sequence ATGCGTCTTAAAGCTTACGCCGCCCAAACTCATCAAGGTCCATATCTTCAAGTTAATGAGGACGCTTACGATTTTGATTTCGAAAACGATCTATATGTCGTGATGGATGGATTTGGTGGATCGGGAATTGGCGACCGTGCTGTGGACAAACTAAAACAAGAAATCAAATCGTTTTATACTCAGATCTCTGATGATCCGAATGCCACCATGCCGTTGTATTACAATCCACGTAATCTTCTGGAAGGAAACGCGATTTTAAATTCTCTCATGAATGCTCATCAAAACCTTTTGAAGAGCAACCTGGATAAACCAGTTAACCAACGTGCTGGTGCCAGTGCGATTGTGGCGGTGAAGGCCGAAAGTCTTTTGGTTCTGGTGGGAATCGGGAACTGTTGCGCTTACCACTTTCGTAAGGGGAAGCTTTCAAAGATCATCGTAGAGGACACTTTTCAATATCTCTCTCAGGATCAGTTTGATCTTCGTTTCAGAACAACTCCGATGAATGCCATCGGCATGTATCCCGAACTGGGACATCAGATGAAGGAAATTCGCCTCGCTGAAGGGGACAAAGTGGTCCTACTGACTGACGGAGTGTATGCTCAGCTTTCTGAAGAAGAACTTCTTTATCACCTCAACAAGAGCGCCAGTGATGCAAATGAGAGAGTGAATAGTTTACTAAAACTATCCAACTCTAGAGGGAACACTGACAATCAAACCGCAATGATTCTCGAATTTTAG
- a CDS encoding FHA domain-containing protein, translating to MKLIVLKNNVPLSEVSVDTSDSSEMYEIYVGRSEDCHVQIDDPLISRHHFVLKNEGQNWVCEKLTQLGAVILNGSLVTKNVINNGDEVKCGMYSIIVAELTTLRGSGPPPETMVNYAPPVQEQTHTMIMPQSRPAPKPEPVEEEGLTSLPEEDLGTGIGSFDESAESVESPDESTEEVSQESSDGLNFSDDNGSTEDFNAPVESSDFAPVEGEDSFGMEPVVNEEHETTRVFKAFVNYQLVLFGEHAPYDRFQLDQDEIFIGRDNKKCQIVLNDPEVSSVHAVVRKNGNDVTLEDLNSSNGTILNGERINKAHVATGDEFVIGGTSFSLEVRSDLLDTESDRLMPVETGQFIETEEEIEEVVSAEDADLNFSEGAPVEKSIIKRIMKDPKLRFRAIIGVVAFLGLLLWLDETPEENTQQKKPKAKEAKVDPNAKPKKVLSKDLETRRNVAYELGVTFFEQSKYFEALREFQTVIEIDPEYKKIQSYFEQTKVGLKRLEEIEAQRRAEEERIKTKKLIEELLVKAREAVKDKNVTVAESYFSQITEKDPENIEVQQLKLELESWQKEQERKALELAAKEAARKKMVDSLAPGKTFYLKKEWYRAILKLEEFLRIKGVDEDLIKEGSDMLSDAKNQLASELGPLLGKARSFKEGQDLKSAYEAFLEILKVEPTNSEALNEVDDIRSQLDARSKKIYREAIIAESLSLFGDAKEKFQEVQQISPTDSEYYKKASEKLRNYLE from the coding sequence GTGAAACTTATTGTCTTAAAAAACAACGTACCGCTCAGTGAAGTATCGGTAGATACTTCAGATTCATCTGAGATGTACGAAATTTACGTCGGGCGGTCCGAAGACTGTCACGTGCAAATTGATGATCCTCTGATCTCGAGGCACCATTTTGTTTTAAAGAACGAAGGCCAGAACTGGGTCTGTGAAAAACTCACGCAATTAGGGGCCGTGATTCTGAATGGATCATTGGTCACAAAAAATGTCATCAATAATGGCGATGAAGTGAAGTGCGGAATGTACTCGATCATCGTAGCTGAACTTACAACTCTTCGTGGATCAGGTCCTCCTCCGGAAACGATGGTGAATTATGCACCTCCGGTTCAAGAGCAGACTCATACCATGATCATGCCTCAATCAAGGCCAGCACCGAAACCTGAACCCGTGGAAGAGGAAGGACTGACTTCGCTTCCGGAAGAGGACCTAGGTACAGGCATTGGTTCATTTGATGAATCGGCCGAGAGTGTTGAATCACCGGATGAATCTACTGAAGAAGTAAGTCAGGAGAGTTCTGACGGACTTAATTTTAGTGACGACAATGGTTCAACGGAAGACTTCAATGCCCCGGTTGAATCCTCTGATTTTGCTCCGGTTGAAGGGGAAGATTCCTTTGGAATGGAACCCGTAGTTAATGAAGAGCATGAAACCACAAGAGTCTTTAAGGCCTTCGTAAACTATCAGCTCGTTCTCTTCGGAGAGCACGCTCCTTATGACCGCTTTCAACTCGATCAAGATGAAATTTTCATTGGTCGCGATAATAAGAAATGTCAGATTGTTTTAAATGACCCTGAGGTTTCTTCTGTTCACGCCGTGGTTAGAAAGAACGGCAATGATGTGACCTTGGAAGATTTAAACTCTTCTAACGGAACGATCCTTAATGGTGAAAGAATCAATAAGGCCCATGTGGCGACCGGAGACGAATTCGTTATCGGTGGCACAAGCTTTTCTCTGGAAGTCCGCTCTGATCTTTTAGATACCGAGTCTGATCGTTTGATGCCAGTTGAAACCGGCCAGTTCATCGAGACCGAAGAAGAGATTGAAGAAGTCGTATCTGCTGAAGACGCCGATCTAAATTTTAGTGAAGGCGCTCCGGTTGAGAAGAGCATCATTAAGCGAATCATGAAGGATCCAAAACTCAGATTCCGCGCCATTATTGGTGTGGTCGCGTTTCTTGGATTGCTCTTATGGCTTGATGAAACTCCGGAAGAGAATACTCAACAGAAAAAACCTAAGGCGAAAGAGGCCAAGGTTGATCCCAATGCCAAGCCTAAAAAGGTTCTTTCGAAGGACCTGGAGACTCGTAGAAACGTGGCCTACGAGTTGGGGGTGACTTTCTTTGAGCAAAGTAAGTACTTTGAGGCCCTTCGTGAATTCCAGACCGTGATTGAAATTGATCCCGAATATAAAAAGATTCAGTCTTATTTTGAACAAACAAAGGTTGGTTTGAAGCGACTGGAAGAAATCGAGGCCCAACGTCGAGCTGAAGAAGAACGAATTAAGACCAAAAAGCTCATCGAGGAACTTTTGGTGAAAGCTCGTGAGGCAGTGAAAGATAAAAACGTGACTGTGGCCGAAAGTTATTTCTCGCAGATTACGGAAAAAGATCCTGAGAACATTGAAGTTCAGCAATTGAAATTAGAACTCGAGTCTTGGCAGAAAGAGCAAGAAAGAAAGGCCCTGGAATTAGCAGCGAAAGAGGCCGCTCGTAAAAAAATGGTGGATTCACTGGCGCCAGGGAAGACCTTCTATCTTAAAAAAGAATGGTACCGCGCCATTCTTAAATTGGAAGAGTTTCTCCGTATCAAAGGTGTGGATGAAGATCTGATCAAGGAAGGCAGTGACATGTTAAGTGATGCCAAAAACCAATTGGCATCAGAGCTTGGACCACTTCTTGGTAAGGCCCGTTCATTCAAGGAAGGACAGGATTTAAAGAGTGCCTATGAGGCCTTCTTAGAAATTTTAAAAGTAGAACCTACAAATTCAGAGGCCCTGAATGAAGTGGATGATATTCGCAGTCAGCTTGATGCTCGCTCTAAGAAAATCTATCGAGAAGCGATTATTGCCGAATCCCTGAGTCTATTTGGTGACGCCAAAGAGAAGTTCCAGGAAGTTCAGCAGATTTCTCCGACAGACAGTGAGTACTATAAGAAAGCGAGTGAGAAATTACGGAACTATCTGGAGTAA
- a CDS encoding FHA domain-containing protein → MAKNVLVLKHFESPKEAGVYYRLVCLTGGNKGESYVLLGNRVVIGRGDRVDIKLNDTKASREHAEITKVGENWVVTDLGSQNGVMINEHKITQQQINESDKLIIGQTVFKFAKVEVASKNKVIKETAEDAKKKTMVPVMILASVFAMIFLFDESDKPTTQRNPGKSNYVNVDNEYQRHLDQKRVKEDKQVKEKMNAIYQRGLRELREKNYFRAIHEFNLALIIAPGDSQAEYYLRKTKEELDREIEGFTAKAQRDQESLKYQGAIVSYCSIIRLLYTVPDDPRHKNAVEKINDIEEILGLVKGETYCLKKQRTAQ, encoded by the coding sequence ATGGCCAAGAACGTCCTGGTCCTAAAACATTTTGAGTCTCCTAAAGAAGCGGGTGTTTACTACCGCTTGGTTTGCCTCACTGGAGGCAACAAGGGAGAGTCGTATGTTCTTCTCGGGAATCGTGTCGTCATTGGTCGTGGTGATAGAGTCGACATTAAACTCAACGATACTAAAGCGAGCCGTGAGCACGCGGAGATCACTAAGGTTGGAGAGAATTGGGTCGTGACTGACTTGGGTTCTCAGAACGGAGTGATGATCAATGAGCATAAAATTACTCAGCAGCAGATCAATGAATCTGACAAATTAATCATTGGTCAGACGGTATTTAAGTTTGCCAAGGTCGAGGTTGCCAGTAAGAACAAGGTAATCAAAGAGACCGCTGAAGACGCCAAGAAAAAAACCATGGTTCCGGTCATGATTCTGGCCTCGGTTTTTGCCATGATTTTTCTTTTTGATGAATCTGATAAACCGACGACACAAAGAAATCCTGGGAAAAGTAATTACGTGAATGTTGATAACGAATATCAACGCCACCTTGATCAAAAAAGGGTCAAGGAAGATAAGCAAGTTAAAGAGAAGATGAACGCCATTTATCAGCGAGGTCTTCGTGAACTTCGTGAGAAGAATTACTTCCGCGCCATTCACGAATTTAACCTGGCCCTGATCATTGCTCCTGGGGATTCTCAGGCCGAATACTATCTTCGTAAGACGAAGGAAGAACTCGACCGCGAGATTGAAGGGTTTACAGCGAAAGCTCAGCGAGATCAGGAATCCCTGAAATATCAGGGGGCCATTGTATCGTACTGTTCGATTATCAGACTTTTATATACTGTGCCTGATGATCCAAGACATAAAAATGCCGTAGAGAAGATTAATGATATTGAGGAAATACTAGGACTGGTTAAGGGTGAAACTTATTGTCTTAAAAAACAACGTACCGCTCAGTGA
- a CDS encoding FHA domain-containing protein, which produces MFKLVVVGGKLRGKEYILNDGENTIGRSAESDHVVSVEGISKKHLRITVNGETAFAEDMGSSNGTLVNGKIIKRITIKDGDKIALPNLILQVVYVLEKKIIIKKKVLKAGESDDDAYDDLNQIEPMPQSLIAKPIWFFKYKVMPVIYSFNEQYEWAALVGILLFVFIAINISLTILPVLRDSKILLIKEIALRGKQYAAEVDRLNNVYIRDKNLDQVYTGFLEGADAEGVQSYRLFDLEGRVYRPVSELNTFVNDPFSVEAKNFYSNEKNQDREVIQDLGSNTIGIARAIKAHDRNLGRDVVVAIITIRFSPTSLAREASNNSKAYLESLITSAMVAIFFFGMLYYMTIRPLDEMRLQIERVLRGRQKELESKALFREIHPLRNSINSILMRIKELQNTDSGETQSMEEDGPYLRSLKEFMAGAQGPVMILNSEKVIQHINPEAEDLIGIRENASAGQSILDTARDQGFAATVIDLCDQSANNEGCNQKESYEIGGKDMYINVTALIGKDKFAKGFYITFVRND; this is translated from the coding sequence ATGTTTAAGCTGGTTGTGGTAGGAGGAAAACTCCGTGGTAAAGAATACATTTTAAATGATGGCGAAAACACAATCGGTCGTTCGGCCGAAAGTGATCATGTCGTTAGTGTTGAAGGTATTTCGAAGAAGCACCTACGTATCACAGTAAATGGTGAAACGGCCTTCGCGGAAGACATGGGAAGCTCAAACGGTACCCTCGTTAATGGTAAGATTATTAAAAGGATAACCATTAAAGACGGTGACAAGATCGCCCTTCCAAATCTGATCCTGCAAGTGGTTTATGTTCTCGAGAAGAAAATCATCATTAAGAAGAAAGTGCTTAAGGCCGGTGAATCTGATGATGATGCCTACGATGATCTGAATCAAATTGAACCAATGCCTCAGAGCTTAATCGCCAAGCCGATTTGGTTCTTCAAATACAAAGTGATGCCAGTAATCTACAGCTTTAACGAGCAGTACGAGTGGGCGGCACTGGTTGGTATTTTGTTGTTCGTTTTCATTGCGATTAATATCTCGCTAACGATTCTTCCGGTACTTCGTGATAGTAAGATTCTTCTGATTAAAGAGATCGCTCTTCGTGGTAAACAGTATGCCGCCGAAGTGGATCGACTCAATAACGTTTATATCCGTGATAAAAACCTGGATCAGGTTTATACCGGATTCTTGGAAGGGGCGGACGCCGAGGGTGTTCAAAGTTACAGACTTTTTGACCTTGAAGGCCGTGTCTATCGTCCGGTTTCCGAGCTCAATACCTTTGTAAATGATCCTTTCTCAGTAGAAGCGAAGAATTTTTATAGTAACGAGAAAAACCAGGACCGCGAAGTCATTCAGGATCTGGGTAGTAATACCATTGGTATTGCTCGTGCTATTAAGGCCCATGATCGAAATCTTGGTCGAGATGTGGTGGTGGCGATCATTACCATTCGTTTCTCACCAACGTCTCTTGCAAGAGAAGCTTCGAATAACTCAAAAGCTTACTTAGAGTCTCTCATCACCTCGGCGATGGTGGCGATCTTCTTCTTCGGAATGCTTTATTACATGACCATTCGTCCTTTGGATGAAATGAGACTGCAGATTGAACGAGTTCTTCGTGGTCGCCAAAAAGAACTGGAATCAAAAGCATTATTCAGAGAGATCCATCCGCTGAGAAACTCGATCAATAGTATCCTCATGCGAATTAAGGAACTTCAGAACACGGACTCGGGTGAGACCCAGTCCATGGAAGAAGATGGACCTTATCTTAGGTCCCTTAAAGAATTTATGGCGGGGGCCCAAGGTCCGGTAATGATCTTGAACTCTGAGAAGGTCATTCAGCATATCAACCCTGAAGCGGAAGACCTGATTGGTATTCGTGAAAACGCTTCTGCCGGTCAGAGTATTCTGGACACGGCAAGAGATCAGGGTTTTGCAGCGACGGTGATTGATCTATGTGATCAGTCGGCGAACAACGAAGGTTGTAATCAGAAAGAGTCTTATGAGATCGGCGGTAAGGACATGTACATCAATGTCACGGCCCTGATTGGTAAGGATAAGTTTGCGAAAGGTTTTTATATTACGTTTGTGAGAAATGATTAA
- a CDS encoding DUF192 domain-containing protein, protein MKVQINYNNKTLSPNILVADDFSSRLIGLMFKKELKGADGLLIDPCNSIHTFFMRYSLDIVFIGKGNKIVKIIRDLKPWRMTWIYFYSHKVLELPAGKLPLDLKEGDILEVKDV, encoded by the coding sequence ATGAAGGTGCAGATCAACTATAACAACAAAACTTTGTCCCCCAATATTTTGGTGGCCGATGATTTTTCCAGTCGTTTGATTGGACTTATGTTTAAGAAAGAACTGAAAGGGGCGGACGGACTTCTGATTGATCCGTGCAATTCGATTCACACGTTCTTTATGCGCTATTCATTGGATATCGTGTTTATTGGTAAGGGAAATAAAATTGTGAAAATCATCCGTGATTTAAAACCATGGAGAATGACCTGGATCTATTTTTACTCGCACAAAGTGCTTGAACTTCCGGCCGGCAAACTGCCACTCGACCTCAAAGAGGGAGACATTCTGGAGGTGAAAGATGTTTAA